One window from the genome of Nocardioides panaciterrulae encodes:
- a CDS encoding UDP-N-acetylmuramoyl-L-alanyl-D-glutamate--2,6-diaminopimelate ligase — translation MDGVGVTGVSLSSQRIRPGDLYAALPGARAHGVDFAAAAVAAGAVALLTDPAGADREAAACGVPQLVVERPRELLGRLAAHVYGDPATGLRMIGVTGTQGKTTTTRLAEGALERAGVRSAVIGTVGTRVAGTDVRTALTTPEAPDLHGLFARMREQHVVACAMEVSSHALVMGRVDGVVFDVAVFTNLGRDHLDFHETVEDYFAAKASLFTPQRSRRGLVNVDDEHGRRLVAEAGVPVRTFSAGGRDADWRAVDVEMGPTGSRFTVVGPDGRAVAAGVPLPGDFNVANALAAVAACAEAGFAPDRVARALAAGGGVPGRLERVDAGQDFTVIVDYAHKPDAVEAALQTLRPLTEGRLLVVLGAGGDRDPGKRPIMGEIAARLADVLVVTDDNPRSEDPAAIRAALLAGASGGPADVLEIGDRRSAIREALGLARPGDIVLVAGKGHETGQEVAGVVHPFVDREVVEACLGEGRAVR, via the coding sequence CTGGACGGTGTGGGCGTGACCGGCGTCTCGCTCAGCTCGCAGCGGATCCGGCCCGGCGACCTGTACGCCGCCCTGCCCGGGGCCCGCGCCCACGGAGTCGACTTCGCGGCCGCAGCCGTCGCCGCGGGTGCGGTGGCGCTCCTCACCGACCCGGCCGGTGCCGACCGCGAGGCCGCGGCCTGCGGTGTCCCGCAGCTGGTCGTCGAGCGCCCGCGCGAGCTGCTCGGCCGGCTCGCCGCGCACGTCTACGGCGACCCGGCGACCGGGCTGCGGATGATCGGCGTGACCGGCACCCAGGGCAAGACCACCACCACCCGGCTGGCCGAGGGGGCGCTGGAGCGGGCCGGGGTGCGCTCGGCGGTCATCGGCACCGTCGGCACCCGCGTGGCCGGCACGGACGTGCGCACCGCGCTCACCACGCCCGAGGCGCCGGACCTGCACGGACTCTTCGCGAGGATGCGCGAGCAGCACGTGGTCGCGTGTGCGATGGAGGTCTCCAGCCACGCGCTCGTCATGGGCCGCGTCGACGGCGTGGTGTTCGACGTGGCGGTGTTCACCAACCTCGGCCGTGACCACCTGGACTTCCACGAGACGGTCGAGGACTACTTCGCCGCGAAGGCGTCGCTGTTCACTCCGCAGCGCTCGCGGCGGGGCCTGGTCAACGTGGACGACGAGCACGGCCGACGCCTGGTCGCGGAGGCCGGGGTCCCGGTCCGGACCTTCTCGGCCGGCGGCCGGGATGCGGACTGGCGGGCCGTGGACGTCGAGATGGGCCCGACCGGCTCGCGGTTCACGGTCGTCGGCCCCGACGGCCGGGCCGTCGCGGCAGGCGTCCCGCTGCCCGGTGACTTCAACGTCGCGAACGCCCTCGCGGCCGTCGCGGCCTGCGCCGAGGCCGGCTTCGCCCCCGACCGGGTCGCCCGCGCCCTGGCCGCCGGGGGCGGCGTGCCCGGACGACTGGAGCGGGTCGACGCCGGACAGGACTTCACCGTCATCGTCGACTACGCCCACAAGCCGGACGCCGTCGAGGCCGCACTGCAGACCCTGCGGCCACTGACCGAGGGCCGGCTGCTGGTCGTCCTGGGAGCCGGCGGCGACCGCGACCCCGGCAAGCGGCCGATCATGGGCGAGATCGCCGCCCGGCTCGCCGACGTGCTGGTCGTGACCGACGACAACCCGCGCTCGGAGGACCCGGCCGCGATCCGGGCCGCCCTGCTCGCCGGCGCCTCCGGCGGGCCGGCGGACGTGCTGGAGATCGGCGACCGGCGCTCCGCGATCCGCGAGGCGCTGGGCCTGGCCCGGCCCGGCGACATCGTGCTGGTCGCCGGCAAGGGCCACGAGACCGGCCAGGAGGTCGCCGGGGTGGTGCACCCGTTCGTCGACCGCGAGGTCGTCGAGGCGTGCCTGGGGGAGGGGCGGGCCGTCCGATGA
- a CDS encoding penicillin-binding protein 2 has protein sequence MRPTRPPRRPRGSLRGQAHLRLRLGFVFIAMVLSVFGGRLVQLQGIDPNSYAEMAAKEGMVQVVLPAERGDILDRNGQPLAESVDGMMIVADPYLTSDQAPELARFLARHLHLDYFSTLTKLRASGSRFEYIARRVPATIATHVVDAAENRGFKGLDTRRDPIRQYPGGDVAANLVGFMGTDEPLAGFERTFDGLLSGKDGEARYEIGGGTRIPLGESTITPAVDGSDLHTTIDQDLQWYTQRVLRQTVEDARAESGFAVVMDSRTGELLALADDPTFDANKPLQSPKEDLGSRAMSDPYEPGSVEKVLTISSLIDLGKVTPHTRLKVPGVLEDGAGHPIHDWFTHGLIHLTLAGVIAQSSNIGTVLASEKFAPGQLYDYLRRFGLGSSTDIGIRGESPGILPDKDTWTSPLQDRIAFGQSLSVNAVQMAAAVNTIANGGVRVDPSIIEGSATTDDGSVVGTDHTTTHRVVSAKAARGTMHMMERVVAPGVGVAPAAAVPGYRVAGKTGTAQRVNPDCGCYDGTFTVSFAGFAPADDPRFTIYVVVQNPGNGGGGGSVGGPAFSKIMGYALRRYGVPPTGTHPSKLPTTW, from the coding sequence GTGCGACCCACCCGTCCCCCGCGGCGCCCCCGGGGCAGCCTGCGCGGGCAGGCCCACCTGCGGCTGCGCCTCGGGTTCGTGTTCATCGCGATGGTGCTCTCGGTCTTCGGGGGCCGGCTGGTGCAGCTGCAGGGCATCGACCCGAACTCCTACGCCGAGATGGCCGCGAAGGAGGGCATGGTCCAGGTCGTGCTGCCGGCCGAGCGGGGCGACATCCTCGACCGCAACGGCCAGCCGCTGGCGGAGTCCGTCGACGGGATGATGATCGTCGCCGACCCCTACCTGACCTCCGACCAGGCGCCGGAGCTCGCGCGCTTCCTGGCCCGCCACCTCCACCTGGACTACTTCTCGACGCTGACCAAGCTGCGCGCGTCGGGCAGCCGCTTCGAGTACATCGCGCGCCGGGTGCCGGCGACCATCGCCACGCACGTGGTGGACGCCGCCGAGAACCGGGGCTTCAAGGGACTGGACACCCGCCGCGACCCGATCCGCCAGTACCCCGGCGGGGACGTGGCCGCCAACCTGGTCGGCTTCATGGGCACCGACGAGCCGCTCGCCGGCTTCGAGCGCACGTTCGACGGCCTGCTCTCCGGCAAGGACGGGGAGGCCCGCTACGAGATCGGCGGTGGCACCCGCATCCCGCTGGGGGAGAGCACGATCACCCCGGCGGTCGACGGCTCCGACCTGCACACGACCATCGACCAGGACCTGCAGTGGTACACCCAGCGGGTGCTGCGCCAGACCGTCGAGGACGCGAGGGCGGAGTCCGGGTTCGCGGTGGTCATGGACAGCCGGACCGGCGAGCTGCTGGCGCTGGCCGACGACCCGACCTTCGACGCCAACAAGCCGCTCCAGTCGCCGAAGGAGGACCTCGGGTCCCGGGCGATGAGCGATCCCTACGAGCCGGGCTCGGTCGAGAAGGTGCTGACGATCAGCTCCCTCATCGACCTCGGCAAGGTCACCCCGCACACCCGGCTCAAGGTGCCCGGCGTCCTCGAGGACGGCGCGGGCCACCCGATCCACGACTGGTTCACCCACGGCCTGATCCACCTGACCCTCGCCGGGGTGATCGCGCAGTCCTCCAACATCGGCACGGTGCTCGCGTCGGAGAAGTTCGCCCCCGGCCAGCTCTACGACTACCTGCGCAGGTTCGGCCTGGGCAGCAGCACCGACATCGGGATCCGGGGCGAGTCGCCGGGCATCCTGCCGGACAAGGACACCTGGACCAGCCCGCTGCAGGACCGGATCGCCTTCGGCCAGTCCCTCTCGGTCAACGCCGTGCAGATGGCGGCCGCGGTCAACACCATCGCCAACGGGGGCGTGCGCGTCGACCCGAGCATCATCGAGGGCTCGGCGACCACCGACGACGGCTCCGTGGTCGGCACCGACCACACCACGACCCACCGCGTCGTCAGCGCGAAGGCGGCCCGCGGCACGATGCACATGATGGAGCGGGTGGTCGCCCCCGGCGTCGGCGTCGCGCCGGCCGCCGCGGTGCCGGGCTACCGGGTGGCCGGCAAGACCGGGACCGCCCAGCGGGTCAACCCCGACTGCGGCTGCTACGACGGCACCTTCACGGTCTCGTTCGCGGGGTTCGCCCCGGCCGACGACCCGCGCTTCACGATCTACGTCGTCGTCCAGAACCCCGGCAACGGGGGCGGTGGCGGCTCGGTCGGCGGCCCGGCGTTCTCCAAGATCATGGGCTACGCGCTGCGCCGGTACGGCGTCCCCCCGACCGGGACCCACCCCTCGAAGCTGCCCACCACGTGGTGA
- the rsmH gene encoding 16S rRNA (cytosine(1402)-N(4))-methyltransferase RsmH → MASPRHVPVLVDRVVALLAPPLERPGAVLVDATLGLGGHSEAVLQRLPGARVVGIDRDPTALELASGRLAEFGDRFTGVHAVYDEIPEVVADLGLEQVDAVLFDLGVSSMQLDVRERGFAYAEDAPLDMRMDATTGPTAADVLNSYSAAELARILKEYGEERFARKIAAAIVRERQVEPFTTSGRLVELLYAEIPAPARRTGGHPAKRTFQALRMEVNDELGVLRRAIPSAIEAIGPGGRVVVESYHSLEDRLVKQAFTRVTRSEVPEDLPFVPEGSEPAFRLVTRGAEKASPAETAENPRAASVRLRALERVTPTTRGAAS, encoded by the coding sequence ATGGCCAGCCCTCGCCACGTCCCGGTCCTGGTGGACCGGGTCGTCGCCCTCCTCGCGCCGCCGCTGGAGCGTCCCGGCGCCGTGCTCGTCGACGCCACGCTCGGCCTCGGCGGCCACTCCGAGGCCGTCCTGCAGCGGCTGCCCGGTGCCCGGGTGGTCGGCATCGACCGCGACCCCACCGCCCTGGAGCTGGCCTCCGGACGCCTGGCGGAGTTCGGGGATCGGTTCACCGGCGTGCACGCGGTCTACGACGAGATCCCGGAGGTGGTGGCCGACCTCGGCCTCGAGCAGGTCGACGCGGTGCTGTTCGACCTCGGCGTCTCCTCCATGCAGCTCGACGTGCGCGAGCGCGGCTTCGCCTACGCCGAGGACGCGCCGCTGGACATGCGGATGGACGCCACCACCGGTCCCACCGCCGCCGACGTGCTCAACAGCTACTCCGCGGCCGAGCTGGCCCGGATCCTCAAGGAGTACGGCGAGGAGCGGTTCGCCCGCAAGATCGCCGCGGCCATCGTCCGCGAGCGCCAGGTCGAGCCGTTCACCACGTCCGGCCGCCTGGTCGAGCTGCTCTACGCCGAGATCCCGGCGCCGGCCCGGCGCACCGGCGGCCATCCCGCCAAGCGCACCTTCCAGGCGCTGCGGATGGAGGTCAACGACGAGCTGGGCGTGCTCCGCCGGGCGATCCCGTCCGCGATCGAGGCGATCGGGCCGGGCGGCCGGGTCGTCGTGGAGTCCTACCACTCCCTCGAGGACCGCCTGGTCAAGCAGGCCTTCACCCGGGTCACCCGCAGCGAGGTGCCCGAGGACCTGCCGTTCGTGCCGGAGGGCTCCGAGCCCGCCTTCCGCCTGGTCACCCGGGGGGCCGAGAAGGCCTCGCCCGCGGAGACCGCCGAGAACCCCCGCGCCGCGTCGGTCCGCCTGCGCGCGCTGGAACGAGTCACCCCCACCACCCGAGGAGCAGCATCGTGA
- a CDS encoding UDP-N-acetylmuramoyl-tripeptide--D-alanyl-D-alanine ligase has protein sequence MTLQEVATAVDGAVAGDPAVLVTGPATFDSRQIVPGGLFVAVAGDRVDGHDFALRAHEAGAAAVLASRPTGAPSVLVEDPVDALGRLARHVLTRLDVTVLALTGSQGKTGTKDYLAQVLGAAGPTVATAGNNNNELGVPMTVLRADAGTAYLVVEMGARGLGHIAYLCGIAPPSVAAVLNVGTAHIGEFGSREAIAQAKGEIVESLSGGGTAVLNADDELVAAMAARTRARTLTFGRAGDVAWRAVGLDDLGRPSFELGYAGSWHPVRLALPGEHQVANAAAAAAMALAVGVPLDRVAEGLTAARPASRWRMELTERADGLVVVNDAYNANPASMVAALDSLVAIGERGGRRTVAVLGEMRELGSGALEDHRGVGRAAAGAGVDVLVTVGEEAVGIAEGAEDVPGWPGLVVRTAGRDEALAWVRQNVSARDVVLVKASRGAALEVVAESLLQGPGPAPEQQPPEQNPAVKNPPENPEVKPEVQQP, from the coding sequence ATGACGCTGCAGGAGGTCGCGACGGCCGTCGACGGAGCCGTCGCGGGGGACCCGGCGGTCCTCGTCACCGGCCCGGCCACCTTCGACAGCCGCCAGATCGTCCCCGGCGGGCTGTTCGTGGCCGTCGCGGGCGACCGCGTCGACGGGCACGACTTCGCGCTGCGCGCCCACGAGGCCGGTGCCGCCGCGGTGCTCGCGAGCCGCCCGACGGGCGCGCCCTCGGTGCTGGTCGAGGACCCGGTCGACGCGCTCGGCCGGCTCGCCCGGCACGTGCTCACCCGGCTCGACGTGACCGTGCTCGCCCTCACCGGCTCCCAGGGCAAGACCGGCACCAAGGACTACCTCGCCCAGGTGCTGGGGGCGGCCGGCCCGACCGTGGCCACGGCCGGCAACAACAACAACGAGCTCGGCGTGCCGATGACCGTGCTGCGAGCCGACGCGGGCACGGCCTACCTCGTGGTCGAGATGGGCGCCCGCGGGCTCGGTCACATCGCCTACCTGTGTGGCATCGCGCCGCCGTCGGTCGCGGCCGTGCTCAACGTGGGCACCGCCCACATCGGCGAGTTCGGGAGCCGGGAGGCGATCGCGCAGGCGAAGGGCGAGATCGTCGAGTCCCTGTCCGGCGGCGGGACCGCGGTGCTCAACGCCGACGACGAGCTCGTCGCCGCGATGGCGGCACGCACCCGCGCGCGGACGCTCACGTTCGGCCGGGCCGGCGACGTCGCCTGGCGAGCCGTCGGGCTCGACGACCTCGGACGCCCGTCCTTCGAGCTCGGGTACGCCGGGTCCTGGCACCCGGTCCGCCTGGCGCTGCCGGGGGAGCACCAGGTCGCGAACGCGGCCGCCGCCGCGGCCATGGCGCTGGCGGTGGGCGTCCCGCTGGACCGGGTGGCCGAAGGGCTCACCGCCGCCCGGCCGGCCTCACGCTGGCGGATGGAGCTGACCGAGCGCGCCGACGGGCTCGTCGTGGTCAACGACGCCTACAACGCCAACCCGGCCTCGATGGTGGCCGCGCTGGACTCGCTGGTGGCGATCGGGGAGCGCGGCGGACGCCGTACCGTCGCGGTCCTGGGCGAGATGAGGGAGCTCGGCAGCGGCGCGCTCGAGGACCACCGGGGGGTCGGCCGCGCGGCCGCCGGCGCCGGCGTCGACGTGCTGGTGACGGTGGGCGAGGAGGCCGTCGGCATCGCCGAGGGGGCCGAGGACGTGCCCGGCTGGCCGGGCCTGGTGGTCCGCACGGCGGGGCGCGACGAGGCGCTGGCGTGGGTGCGACAGAATGTCTCGGCCCGCGACGTCGTGCTGGTCAAGGCGTCCCGTGGCGCCGCGCTCGAGGTCGTCGCCGAGTCCCTGCTCCAGGGACCCGGTCCCGCTCCCGAGCAGCAGCCCCCCGAGCAGAACCCCGCCGTGAAGAACCCCCCTGAGAACCCAGAGGTGAAGCCCGAGGTGCAGCAGCCATGA